The nucleotide sequence TCAGTGCTTTTTTTGGAATTATAGGCTTTGCCTACTTGTTCCGGCTCTTTTATCTGCAAGTGCTAGACGACAGTTACTCGATCGAGTCATCGAGCAACTCCATCAAGCGGGTTATGGAGGTACCCTTCCGGGGACAGATCTACGACCGGAACGGCAAGCTGATGGTGTTTAATACGCCTGTATATGACCTGCTGGTGACTCCCTACAAGGCCAAAGTACAGGATACGCTTACCTTTTGCAATCTACTCGGCATCCAACGCACTACCTTCGACAGCTTGATGAAGGCAGCGGCCAGCTACTCCCGGATGAAACCCTCGATGTTTCTGCGGCAGCTTTCGCGAGAGGATTTCGCCCGGATCCAGGACATCATGGTGGACTATCCCGGCTTCGAGTTTTCCAAGAGCTCCATGCGTACCTACCTGGCTCCCACGATGGCCAATTCGTTGGGCTATGTCAGTGAGATTACCAAAGGACAGCTCGAAAAGCAAGAAGGCTTTTATTACCAGCAGGGCGATTATGTGGGCCAAAGCGGCCTGGAAATTTTCTATGAGGAACAGCTCCGGGGGCAGCGCGGCGTTAAATTCGTGATGCAGAATGTAAACGGCGTAGCCAAGGGTTCGTGGAAAGACGGCGCCCTCGATACCATGGCTGTGGCGGGCCAGAACCTCTACACGGGCATCGACTTCGATCTGCAGCAATATGCCGACAGTCTGATGGTCAACAAGGTAGGTAGTGTGGTGGCTATCGAGCCCAGCACCGGGCAGATTCTGGCGATTGTTTCCGCACCCAGCTACGATCCCCGGAAATTGGCCAGCCGCCATTTTTCTGACAACTACCGCGAACTCGCCAAGAATCCCTATAAACCGCTCTTTAACCGCCCGGTAATGGCCAGTTATCGTCCGGGATCTACCTTTAAAGTCATTCAGGCCCTGACGGGGCTCCAGACGGGTGCCATTTCGCCCTCCACGGCATTCAGCCATGCGGGGGTACCTATGAAGTGCCACGGTGGCGGGCATGGCAACAGCGTTCCGCAAGCGGTGCAACACTCCTGCAATCCTTATTTTTACCGGGTATTCCAGAGTATTCTTTACCACAACGATCTGAGCAATACCTACGAGGCATCGCGGGCGGGACTCAAAGTATGGCACGATCAGGTAGAAAAATTCGGCATAGGAACGCGGTTAGGGGTCGATTTGCCCAGCGAATATAAGGGTAGCCTGCCCGATGTTGAGTATTACGACAAAGTGTATGGCGAAAAGCGCTGGAAATTTTCCAATGTTTATTCTCTTTCTATTGGCGAAGGCGAACTTTTGATTACCCCACTGAAAATGGCCAACGTGGCGGCTATTGTCGCCAACCGGGGCTATTATTATACGCCCCACATTGTGAGTGGCATTGGCAAAAAAGACAATCCGCTGCCCGAATATACTGTCCGCCACGAAACAGGCGTCGACCGCCGGCATTTTGATACGGTAATCCCCGGCATGATCGGGGCCGTGGAGGCAGGTACCGTGATGCGGCTGGCTAAAATTGCCGATATCCAGATCGCCGGCAAAACGGGTACCTCCCAAAATAAAAAAGGCCGCGATCATTCGATTTTCATTGCCTTTGCCCCAGCCGACAATCCCAAAATTGCCATTGCCGTTTTTGTAGAAAACGGCAAGTGGGGAGGTACAGCGGCGGCCCCCGTCGCCAACCTGGTAATCGAACGGTACCTGAAAGGAAAAACCGAAAACAAAGCACTGGAAAACTACGTCCTGCACGAAAACTACCTACCTTACACCGTATTTCCAGCGCCTAAGAAGCCTGTCATTGTGGATACGGTCAAGAAAAAGGAAATCCTCAACCCTTTGGCCGAGAAGAAGCCAACATCGGCACCTAAAGAAAAAGCCCCGGCTACCTCATCGGGCAAATAATTTTATTAAATAATTTTTTGAAAGCTAATGGCTAACGGCTATTGGCTAATAGCTCTCACATGGCTTCCCGCAATAACGATAACTTAACGCAAAACCTCGACTGGGTAGCGGTGCTGATCTATATACTGTGTGTATTGATCGGCTGGTTCAACATCTACGCAGCGGTATATAGCCCCGAAGTGCCGACCAGCATATTCGACCTGTCGAACAGGGCGGGGGTTCAGATGATGTGGATCGGTACCACGGTGTTGTTGATTATTTGTATTCTGGTCATTGATTACAAATTTTACGACACGTTTGCCTTTATTATTTATGGCTTTTTCGTGCTGTTGCTGGTAGCGGTGCTCTTTGCGGGAAGCGAAATCAACGGCTCCCGTTCGTGGATCAAGATTGGTACCTTTTCGTTGCAACCCGCCGAATTTGCCAAGCTGGCCACCAGCCTGGCGCTGGCCAAGTACCTGAGCGACCCGGCCGTAAATCTGACCCGCTACTGGAAGGATTACCTACCTATCGGTGCCATCATCCTACTGCCCTCCTTACTCATTCTGCTTTCCAACGAAACGGGCTCCATGCTGGTGTTTGCATCGTTTGCCATCATGCTGTACCGCGAAGGTATGCCGGGCTATATACCCGCCATTGGTATCATTATGGTCATACTGGTGATCATGACGCTGCTTTTTGTGAAATGGTACATTGCCCTCGGAATTGTGGTGGCAGCCCTTCTTTTCTGGTGGCTGATGCCCAAATCCTCCCGGCGCAGGGGGGTACCATGGCTACCGTCGTGGTAGCCGGGCTGATGATTGCCGTGGTATTCGGGGTCGATTTTTTCATTAATAATGTACTGCAGAAGCACCAACGGAGCCGCATCGTGGTGTTGGTCGATCCTTATTCTGACCCCCGTGGCGCGGGCTGGAACGTCATTCAGTCCAAGATTGCCATTGGCTCGGGTCGGCTGACCGGCAAGGGTTTTCTGGAAGGTACCCAGACTAAATTCGACTTCGTGCCCGAGCAAAGTACCGACTTCATTTTCTGCACCGTGGGCGAAGAACACGGCTTCATCGGCAGTCTGGTGGTGGTGTGCCTGTTTGTGGGACTTATCCTGCGGCTCATCGTGTTGGCCGAGCGACAGCGAACGCGCTTCGCGCGGGTATATGGTTACTGCGTGGCGGGAATCATCTTTTTCCACTTTATGGTCAACATCGGCATGACCATCGGCCTCATGCCCGTAATCGGTATCCCCCTGCCTTTTTTTAGTTACGGGGGCTCTTCTCTGTGGTCGTTTTCCATCCTTTTGTTTATCTTTCTAAAAATCGATTCGCAGCGGCCTTTCACCTTATCCCGAACCTAGGTATGGCGCTCATCAGCAAGAAGAAGGTACCCTACCCTATCAATTCGGACCTCCGTGGTTACCTGGTCAAGTACCAGCGGGAGGTACCTTTGAGCATTCACTATTCTGATTTGCTGCGCTTTTCCAATGCTATTTCGCTTTACGATCCCAAAGGAAACGACACCCTCTGGATTTCGGTTTTCTACGATCCGGGTGATACCGCCGAGATTTTCCAGGCCCTGAAAACCATTTATGCACACTTGAAAGTAGACGGTGACCTGTCGATTCTCAAACACCTGTCCGTAGATCGGGTGGATCTGTGCACTTACGGTAACACCCGTCCGTTTCGTATCCGGATCGTGAATCAGATCAACGACAATTTCGATTATTTTTACATCAAACACGCCGATGCTTCGCGGGTTTACGGGCTGGAACTGGAAGATATTTTCTCGCCCAATCAGGTGAGCTACATGACCAACGGCGCTTCGCTGGTAGAGGAACACATTGCCGGTATTCCAGGCGATGTGTTCATTAAGACCCACTTATCCGACCCCTACCTGAATCCCATTCGTCTGTGTAAAGAGTTTGTCAAGTTCAACGAGCGGTGCTTCGTGCGGCTGTTGGGAGACATGCATTCGAGCAATTTCGTGGTCGACATCACGCCAGACTTTGAAGAGATTTACTACCGTTTCCGCGCCATTGACTTCGATCAGCAATCGTATGAAGGAAAAAAAACGGTGTACATGCCCCAGTACTTCAAACAGAACAATGTGATCGTCGAGCTGGGGATGCGATACATGACCACCGAGAGCGTCCGGCAGTACCAGATGGAAGAGCGCTCCCAGATTGCCACCCGCATGCGTATCGAAAAATCGCGGGCCACGGACATTATGGACGTAATGGCAGACGACACGATTTCTACTTCTGAGTACGTGAATCTCCTGCGTCGTAACCTCGCCCGGCACTATCAATATCAGGCTTTTATGGAGTGTCAGACCATGGGTCAGATCGTCCGCACCAGTCTGCGGCTACTTTCGGCGCATTAGAGTATTGAGGCACTCAGGGGCAGAGCAGCTGAGGCACAAAGTGAAGATTTTAAGAAAGCACCTTTCACTTTGTGCCTCTGTCTCTATAAACACAACCTACCCTAGCTTCCCAGCCGCCAGGAACAGCAATACCCAGCCTGCAATCATCAGCAAGCCCCCGATGGGTGCCACAGCGCCGAATTTGGTAATGCCGGTAAAACAAATGGCGTATAGCGATCCGGAAAAGATCAGTACTCCTGCGGCAAAAGCGTAACCCGACCAGTTGAGCCATCTGACGGCTCCGAGCGACGGATCGCCCGCCTCGGCCCGGCCTAGTAGCAAGCCAACCAATACCAACGCCAGCGCGTGGTAAAACTGGTACTTGACTGCGGTTTCGAAGGTATCGGCCCTACCTGATGCTTCCAGGGAGGCTTTTAAGGCATGTGCGCCAAAGGCACCTATGGCTACGGCTAGGGCACCCAGAATAGCCCCGGCTTGTAACATGAATTTCATGGTTTTTGTGTAAAGCGTGAACAATAACTACTTCAAAGGTACGGTCACGGGTGTGGGCAAGCAACTGACATTTGCTATTTCTTGCCTAACTTGCGGCGCAAACGGATTCAGCGCGCATGACTTTACAAGCTTTCATTGCCCTGTGGACGCACCGCTACCACAAATATTCGCACATCGCCAAAGCGCATCTACGCGCCTATTGGGCGTGGCTTTATTTTTGCTGGAAGAAAAGAAATTTTGAAAAAGGAAAGCCGCTCATTGCGATCATCCGCACGGAGCATTTTGGCGACATCGTAGCGGCCGAGCCACTTGCCCGCCACATCCGTGCCCTCTACCCTTCGGCGCATATCGTCTGGTTTGTAAAGCCCGCTTAC is from Salmonirosea aquatica and encodes:
- the mrdA gene encoding penicillin-binding protein 2, with the translated sequence MLDNRRFVISAFFGIIGFAYLFRLFYLQVLDDSYSIESSSNSIKRVMEVPFRGQIYDRNGKLMVFNTPVYDLLVTPYKAKVQDTLTFCNLLGIQRTTFDSLMKAAASYSRMKPSMFLRQLSREDFARIQDIMVDYPGFEFSKSSMRTYLAPTMANSLGYVSEITKGQLEKQEGFYYQQGDYVGQSGLEIFYEEQLRGQRGVKFVMQNVNGVAKGSWKDGALDTMAVAGQNLYTGIDFDLQQYADSLMVNKVGSVVAIEPSTGQILAIVSAPSYDPRKLASRHFSDNYRELAKNPYKPLFNRPVMASYRPGSTFKVIQALTGLQTGAISPSTAFSHAGVPMKCHGGGHGNSVPQAVQHSCNPYFYRVFQSILYHNDLSNTYEASRAGLKVWHDQVEKFGIGTRLGVDLPSEYKGSLPDVEYYDKVYGEKRWKFSNVYSLSIGEGELLITPLKMANVAAIVANRGYYYTPHIVSGIGKKDNPLPEYTVRHETGVDRRHFDTVIPGMIGAVEAGTVMRLAKIADIQIAGKTGTSQNKKGRDHSIFIAFAPADNPKIAIAVFVENGKWGGTAAAPVANLVIERYLKGKTENKALENYVLHENYLPYTVFPAPKKPVIVDTVKKKEILNPLAEKKPTSAPKEKAPATSSGK
- a CDS encoding DUF423 domain-containing protein: MKFMLQAGAILGALAVAIGAFGAHALKASLEASGRADTFETAVKYQFYHALALVLVGLLLGRAEAGDPSLGAVRWLNWSGYAFAAGVLIFSGSLYAICFTGITKFGAVAPIGGLLMIAGWVLLFLAAGKLG